Genomic window (Zingiber officinale cultivar Zhangliang chromosome 2B, Zo_v1.1, whole genome shotgun sequence):
GCTCGGGTACTCCCTCTCGCCGGAGCTCTCCAATACCGGAGCCTCTTCTTTCCCGACGCAGCTCCTGCTGAACTCCTCGGGCGAGGGGCTCTGCGAGAGGCCGTCGGTGGCGGACATGCGGGAGATGATGTTCCGGATGGCGGCGCTGCAGCCCATCCAGATCGACCCGGATTCGGTCAAGCCGCCGAAGCGGCGTAACGTGCGGATATCGAAGGACCCGCAGAGCGTGGCCGCCCGCCACCGGAGGGAGCGGATCAGCGAGCGGATCAGGATCCTGCAGCAGCTGGTGCCCGGTGGGACCAAGATGGACACGGCGTCGATGCTGGACGAGGCCATCCACTACATGAAGTTCCTGAAGAGCCAGGTGCAGTCGCTGGAGCGGGCGGCGGCCGCCGGCCGGACCACGGGCACCGCCGCAGGCTTCGCTAGCGCAGGCTCCTCGCACGTGAGCTACACGTGCTTCGAGGCCCCGGATTTGGGAGCCCAATTGCTCTTGAATAATTTGTCAGATATAAGCTAATGGGCCCCAGCCCAATCCGTCATTGCTTACATACTATTGGATCCGGGGGTGAAATTAGTAGGTGTTAGATGTTTATCGTTGAGTTTATTCGGTGCTAtcgttttttattttcaataataTAAATTACTCTTATAATTTAGTCGATAAGAGCTACCTCTATATAGTATACAGGATGGACCTGAGGGGAGGTCTAAGAGCACCAACCATCTAGGATGGTCCTAAAAGAATATTATAGATTAGTTATATATcggttcaaaaaattaatttaattaaaaaatttaaatttaagtctcTTTTAAATTACAGACCATAAAACAAAATATGTTAAAGGAATTTACAATGCAGACACACATTAAGCACTATGCACTGAAGTTGCTAGATAGTGAATCGATATACGTTTTATTTGACAATTTACATCTTCATCTAGAGCCGAAACTCAGgaggttttattattattattattattattattattatacttcGTCTATAAATGTGCATTCTTTCTTACGTAATGTGGTAAGTATTATAGGATATGGGGACTTTTTAATCTGCTCCACTTGGCTAATGATGTGTTATGTACATTTTATTTTTGAATCTTTTTATTActtaattatttcattttttttttcatataatcACTCTTACTCATATTAGTATCTACATCCATTGATCTATTTATGTGTAATGTATTCATATTTTTCAAGTTGAATTTAaagtatttaaattaattatttataaaaattaataatttatagaatttaacatatttttaatatttttttaaatataatcagTGAATAATTAATCATTAACACTTGtctaaaaaatataaagaaaaggcATTACTTCTTAGGTATGTGATATTATTTGAggggtttagttttttttttaaaaaaaaaaattataattcaaGTATCTAACTCTTTGTCTCTTAAAATTTATCTATGTGAGTGAGTGATATTTTCCATTCTCTTAGACGAGGAGATGATGGTAGGTGAGGCATTTAAGTAAGCATGCAATCAAGTCGGCCAAAACAATTCATAAttgtttcaaataaattttatggCACATAGCATGGGCTGACTTTAAACAAGCATTTATGCACTATTAATTTGATGTAACTATGCTAATGTCCTAATCATTCTTTGTAGACGTTGACTtgtaaatttaattatattatattatattatataaatattttttgaacTTATTCCGTGATAAATGTAATGTTCAATGGTCAATGTATTTTCAATAATGAAGGTCGAACACTTGAATTATAAAAAAAGATAAACAGAAAAGAAGAAATGATCTAGGAATGATTCTTAAATGTAGGGTTGACTTAGACATCCTTCTCTACCTCTACCAGTTGGAATTATAAAGCATCAGGTCGTTCTGCACTGTCGGTCGTAGATTTCGCAGCGCAGCCATTATAGACATTGAGCACTTCATAAATAGTTTTGACTGAATATAAAAAAACAAACATAGAATCCAACATGAACACAACAACAGATGGTCAAAAGCAAAAGAAAATTTGTTATTTATGAAAAGACTGTTACAGCAATTTGGATTCTGCTGGCACTAAAAGAATAGCAAGCGAagcaacaaacaaacaaacaaaacttTAGAATTGGAACAGCATTTGACAGATATTGTTTTGGTATCGAACTGCCTCATTTTGTAATGTCTAAAATGCGTCTAAGAAAAGATGGTAGAAAATATGAAGAACGTGCCTCTGAGAACTGGAAAACATGGTGGAGACTATCAGCTTTGTTTTGCATGTTTTTCACTTGAAACGGTCGGACGGGGGGCAACACCGCCAGTCGTTGGCCTGAAGAATTAGCAAAAGATTAAATAGTTTCCACATCACGTAGTAGTTCCGAGTGAAGATAAAAGCTTACAGGCCAATGAGAACTTTGAAGGTGTCGTAGATTCCCCATTGTGCTCCCGTCAGAGTGCCAATCATCACGATGCGAAGGAGAAGACCACGCGTAAAAAGGCCGTGCAAACCAAGCCGTCTTACAGCCTGCAAGAGAAAAGCACTTGACCTCAGAAGCGCAGCTTGAATCGTAGCAAGAGTATTTGTGAGAGCGATTACTAACATCAGTGATAGTAGCTTCTTTTGTATTGTTCAGAAAGGAGACGAGGTTGTCCGCAGGGTGAGAAACCACAGCACACAATACTCCGGCCACATAGCCACCAGCAAAGCTCACGGCCAGCTGTAGTGGTTTGCTACATTCTTCCTTTGGTTTGGGAATGACATGCTTGTATATCATTTCAACAATCGTCTCAAAAGAAGCAAATTTCATCATTGTATCTACAAAGTTTTCCATGAATTCATATGCATGCAACAAAACACTAGTAAGTGAACAAGGAGAAAGGTCCTTTTCTTTCAAAATGTCAACTTTGCTTTGTTTTGATAATAGTAGCT
Coding sequences:
- the LOC122047517 gene encoding transcription factor HEC2-like, which translates into the protein MDLEYATSAQMDLETVAMGMEKLREFSQTPVLQSQQLGYSLSPELSNTGASSFPTQLLLNSSGEGLCERPSVADMREMMFRMAALQPIQIDPDSVKPPKRRNVRISKDPQSVAARHRRERISERIRILQQLVPGGTKMDTASMLDEAIHYMKFLKSQVQSLERAAAAGRTTGTAAGFASAGSSHVSYTCFEAPDLGAQLLLNNLSDIS